The nucleotide sequence AAAATATTTTAAAAGAAAAAGAGATTGATATCTTTGTCGGTTGGGCCAACTATTTTTATAAAAGTTTAAATAATATAAAAAAAACAGGCGCAAAAATTATTTTAGAATCAGGTTCAACACATATATTGGAGCAACAAAAATTATTAAATGAAGAGTATGAAACATTTGGAATAAAATATAGTGCTATAAATAAAAAAACTTTAGAAAAAGTTTTGTCTGAATATGATTCGGCTGATTATATAATGTCTCCGTCAAATTTCACTAAAAATAGTTTTTTAAAATATAATATTGCAGAAAATAAACTTTTGAATGTTCCATATGGTGTTGATGTAGATTTTTTTTCAAAAATAAAAAAACAAAATATAGGTAAATTTAGAGTAATTTTTGTGGGACTTGTTTGTCTTAGAAAAGGCGTGCAGTATTTACTTCAAGCTTGGCAAAAGTTAAATTTACCAATAGATAAAACTGAGCTTTTGATTGTTGGTAATATTTTGTCGGATATAAATCCATTTTTAAAAAATATAAAATTAAATAAAAATGTGATTTTTTATGGAAGTACGGATAAAAATAACTTATCAAAGTTATATTCACAATCGAGTTTATTTGTTTTGCCCTCAATTGAAGAGGGTCTTTCTATGACAATTGCAGAGGCAATGGCTAGTGGATTGCCTGTGATTTGTACAA is from Candidatus Dependentiae bacterium and encodes:
- a CDS encoding glycosyltransferase family 4 protein, with product MKVVIAAGGRFHAFHLAHQLEKIGVLKRLYTGSYSDIDKKYVSKKFIINNNNFSRINFLFSKLRFYKYLNKSKLHRFQDNVFDNWLSKNILKEKEIDIFVGWANYFYKSLNNIKKTGAKIILESGSTHILEQQKLLNEEYETFGIKYSAINKKTLEKVLSEYDSADYIMSPSNFTKNSFLKYNIAENKLLNVPYGVDVDFFSKIKKQNIGKFRVIFVGLVCLRKGVQYLLQAWQKLNLPIDKTELLIVGNILSDINPFLKNIKLNKNVIFYGSTDKNNLSKLYSQSSLFVLPSIEEGLSMTIAEAMASGLPVICTTNTGGQDLIQNGVQGFISQIRDPDDLAEKILFCYTNKDLCNQMGLSGAQKVKNFTWDNYGHNIYKKYLDIMDNIKLENSI